The proteins below are encoded in one region of Lactuca sativa cultivar Salinas chromosome 3, Lsat_Salinas_v11, whole genome shotgun sequence:
- the LOC111917238 gene encoding zinc transporter 4, chloroplastic, whose amino-acid sequence MSTSSCSGSPELEACRDEKTALILKIVAIASIFLAGTLGSAVPLVGKNWRLLKTDSSFFFAIKAFAAGVILATGFVHMLPDAMSALSNPCLPEIPWSTFPFAGFIAMMAALTTLLADFITTQYYESKHKNKQIKTSKIEPDDLAFASVVVPLVVKDDGADEDGGGIQIASVDGQYGQMHDHSESHSHSHGFGDDTDSVARHVVVSQVLELGIVSHSIIIGLSLGVSQSPCTIRPLLGALSFHQFFEGFALSGCISEARFGMLRSTVMAFFFAITTPLSVGIGIGISSFYNPNSPKALVIEGILDSISAGILVYMALVDLIAAEFLSKRMGSKLGDQMVSFIALFLGAGLMASLATWT is encoded by the exons ATGTCAACCAGTAGTTGCAGTGGGTCGCCGGAATTAGAAGCATGCCGGGATGAGAAAACTGCTCTGATTCTCAAAATCGTGGCCATTGCTTCCATCTTTCTCGCCGGAACCCTAGGGTCCGCCGTTCCACTAGTTGGCAAGAACTGGCGACTTCTCAAAACGGACTCCAGTTTCTTCTTTGCCATTAAAGCCTTTGCAGCTGGTGTCATCCTTGCTACAGGATTCGTCCACATGCTACCAGATGCCATGTCAGCATTATCTAACCCTTGTCTCCCTGAAATCCCTTGGTCAACTTTCCCTTTTGCTGGTTTCATTGCAATGATGGCTGCTTTGACCACACTGCTTGCTGACTTCATAACCACTCAATATTATGAGAGCAAACACAAGAATAAGCAGATTAAAACTAGTAAAATTGAGCCGGATGACTTGGCTTTTGCATCCGTGGTCGTTCCGTTGGTGGTGAAAGATGACGGTGCTGACGAGGATGGGGGTGGGATTCAAATCGCGAGTGTGGATGGTCAATATGGTCAAATGCACGACCACTCGGAGAGCCACTCACACTCTCATGGTTTTGGTGATGATACCGACAGCGTTGCAAGACATGTTGTCGTTTCTCAG GTACTAGAACTTGGAATAGTGTCACATTCGATCATCATTGGTCTATCGCTAGGGGTTTCACAAAGTCCATGTACGATTAGACCATTGCTCGGGGCACTATCTTTTCATCAGTTTTTTGAAGGGTTTGCATTGTCTGGTTGCATCTCAGAGGCAAGATTCGGGATGCTTCGATCCACAGTGATGGCGTTTTTTTTTGCGATAACGACACCTTTAAGTGTCGGGATAGGGATAGGGATCTCTTCATTTTATAATCCTAATAGCCCTAAAGCTCTGGTTATTGAAGGTATTTTGGACTCTATTTCTGCTGGGATTTTAGTTTATATGGCTTTAGTGGATTTGATTGCTGCTGAGTTTTTGAGCAAGAGGATGGGAAGCAAATTAGGGGAtcaaatggtgtcttttattgcGCTTTTTCTTGGGGCTGGATTAATGGCTTCTCTTGCAACTTGGACTTAA